Proteins from a genomic interval of Panthera uncia isolate 11264 chromosome C1 unlocalized genomic scaffold, Puncia_PCG_1.0 HiC_scaffold_4, whole genome shotgun sequence:
- the CTTNBP2NL gene encoding CTTNBP2 N-terminal-like protein: MNLEKLSKPELLTLFSILEGELEARDLVIEALKAQHRDTFIEERYGKYNISDPLMALQRDFETLKEKNDGEKQPVCTNPLSVLKVVMKQCKNMQERMLSQLAAAESRHRKVILDLEEERQRHAQDTAEGDDVTYMLEKERERLTQQLEFEKSQVKKFEKEQKKLSSQLEEERSRHKQLSSVLVLECKKATSKAAEEGQRAGELSRKLEKEKSRVSQLEEELAAERKRGLQTEAQVEKQLSEFDIEREQLRAKLNREENRTRTLKEEMESLKKIVKDLEASYQHSSPTEQSKKPVTVSKGTATESPVLVSVFCQTEGFQAERTHGSNVAKVLTTGLPGPTTPTYSYAKTNGHLEPEIQTAKELVTGSSVENQVPPRERSVGLAQEKTVENGGCPVGIETPVPAPGHLPSSGGSLSPSSTASSSLTSSPCSSPVLTKRLLGSSASSPGYQSSYQVGINQRFHAARHKFQSQADQDQQASGLQSPPSRDLSPTLLDNSAAKQQARNTVTQVLSRFTSQQGPIKPVSPNSSPFGTDYRNLASTATSRGDTSHSPTPGKVSSPLSPLSPGIKSPTIPRAERGHPPPIPPKKPGLTPSPSTTTPLTKTPSQASSLAAAEDLAGSCCSNAVVANGKDVEILLPTSS, encoded by the exons gcCCAACACAGAGATACTTTCATTGAAGAACGCTATGGAAAATACAACATCAGTGATCCTTTAATGGCCCTGCAGAGAGACTTTGAAAcactgaaggagaaaaatgatggCGAGAAGCAGCCGGTCTGCACAAACCCACTCTCTGTTCTTAAGGTGGTGATGAAGCAATGCAAGAACATGCAGGAACGCATGCTGTCCCAGCTGGCCGCGGCCGAGAGCAGGCACCGGAAG gtGATCCTAGACCttgaggaagaaaggcagaggcaCGCACAGGACACAGCTGAAGGAGATGATGTAACCTACAtgctggagaaggagagagagcggcTGACCCAGCAG CTGGAATTTGAGAAGTCCCAAgtgaaaaagtttgagaaggagcAGAAGAAGCTGTCCAGTCAGCTGGAGGAGGAGCGCTCCCGCCACAAGCAGCTCTCGTCCGTGCTGGTGCTCGAATGCAAGAAAGCCACCAGCAAGgcagccgaggaggggcagagggcgggaGAGCTGAGCCGGAaactggagaaggagaagagccGGGTGAGCCAGCTGGAGGAAGAGCTGGCCGCGGAGCGGAAGCGAGGCTTGCAGACAGAAGCCCAGGTGGAGAAGCAGCTGTCTGAGTTCGACATCGAAAGAGAGCAGCTGAGGGCAAAACTGAACCGAGAAGAGAACCGGACCAGAACTCTAAAAGAAGAGATGGAAAGTTTGAAGAAGATCGTGAAGGATCTGGAGGCTTCTTACCAGCATAGTAGCCCTACTGAGCAATCCAAGAAACCGGTAACCGTATCTAAGGGCACAGCGACTGAGTCTCCTGTGCTGGTGTCTGTATTTTGCCAAACGGAAGGTTTCCAGGCAGAAAGAACCCACGGGAGCAACGTAGCCAAGGTGCTGACCACTGGGCTGCCTGGCCCCACCACTCCTACTTACTCTTATGCAAAAACCAATGGCCATTTGGAGCCCGAGATACAAACTGCCAAGGAGTTGGTTACAGGCAGCAGTGTGGAAAACCAAGTGCCTCCACGAGAGAGGTCTGTGGGGTTGGCCCAAGAGAAAACAGTGGAGAATGGCGGGTGTCCTGTGGGAATTGAGACTCCTGTCCCAGCACCTGGTCACCTCCCGTCCAGCGGGGGCTCGCTGTCTCCCAGCAGCACcgcctcctcctctctcacatCCTCTCCTTGTTCTTCCCCAGTGCTAACTAAGCGCTTGTTGGGGTCCTCAGCCAGCAGCCCCGGCTACCAGTCATCCTACCAAGTAGGGATCAACCAGCGGTTCCATGCAGCGCGGCACAAATTTCAGTCCCAAGCAGATCAGGACCAACAGGCCAGTGGTCTGCAGAGCCCTCCATCCAGGGACCTGTCTCCCACACTCCTAGACAACTCTGCCGCCAAGCAGCAGGCCCGCAACACAGTCACTCAGGTGCTCTCCAGGTTCACTAGCCAGCAAGGGCCGATCAAGCCCGTCTCCCCCAACAGCTCTCCCTTTGGCACAGACTATCGGAATCTGGCCAGCACTGCCACCTCGAGAGGGGACACCAGCCATTCCCCTACTCCAGGGAAAGTGTCCAGTCCACTGAGCCCTCTGTCTCCAGGGATCAAGTCCCCCACCATCCCCAGAGCTGAGAGAGGACACCCGCCTCCCATCCCACCCAAAAAACCGGGCCTCACTCCCTCTCCATCCACTACCACTCCATTGACCAAAACCCCTTCCCAGGCCTCCTCCTTGGCTGCCGCAGAAGACCTAGCCGGCAGCTGCTGTTCAAATGCCGTTGTGGCTAACGGCAAGGACGTCGAGATCCTTCTGCCTACCAGCAGCTAG